The Naumovozyma castellii chromosome 4, complete genome genome contains a region encoding:
- the SEC27 gene encoding coatomer subunit beta' (ancestral locus Anc_6.239) — MCVAFNPKDPNTFASGCLDRTVKVWSLGQATPNFTLNSGQEKGVNYVDYYPLPDKPYLITSSDDLTCKVWDYQTKSCVATLEGHMANVSFAVFHPTLPIIISGSEDGTLKIWNSATYKVEKTLSLGLERSWCIATHPTGKKNYIASGFDNGFTVLSLGNDVPTLSLDPVGKLVWSGGKNATASDIFTAVIRGNEQVEEGEPLSLQTKELGSVDVFPQSLAHSPNGRFVTVVGDGEFVIYTALAWRNKAFGKCFDFVWGPDSNSYALINEFRQVEYYKNFKKVSSWQLPLEYAVEKLYSGALLGAKSDNFVYFFDWETAKLVRRIDINVRDVIWSDSGELVMLINSDDHSDEADAYSLIFNRDIFNDAIEKDQVDEEEGVSDAFDVLYELNESITSGKWVGDVFIFTTSTNRLNYFVGGKTYNLSHYAKEIYLLGYLARDNKVYLADKEIHVYAFEISLEVLEFQTLVLRGEIEDAMESVLPNIEGKDALTKIARFLEGQEYYEEALNVSPDRDQKFDLALKVGQLTLAHELLTEEDSEMRWRSLGDSALSKFNFKLAIESYTNAHDLESLFLLHSSFNDKDNLIKLAKNAEIQGKFNLAFNAYWVAGDIESIKELLVKAGRYSEASILAVTYGSSPESINDVIKKWKDHLVLEGHGPIADRIILPSEEGFPVVSAAQGTLIDIDSKNNLTSNTNEETQADIKDEKLSVIESDEVIAEETEKKSDESSAAVEEEKEPEQPAAAAAAEEEEDDDAEK, encoded by the coding sequence ATGTGTGTTGCCTTTAATCCAAAGGACCCTAACACTTTTGCCTCTGGTTGTCTTGATCGTACGGTCAAAGTTTGGTCTTTGGGACAAGCCACACCTAATTTTACACTGAATTCAGGACAAGAAAAGGGTGTTAACTATGTCGATTACTATCCATTGCCAGACAAGCCATATTTGATAACATCATCCGATGATTTAACATGTAAAGTGTGGGATTATCAAACTAAATCTTGTGTAGCTACCCTGGAAGGTCACATGGCTAACGTTTCCTTCGCAGTTTTCCATCCAACTTTacccattattatttccGGTTCCGAAGATGGTActttgaagatttggaattcAGCCACCTACAAAGTGGAAAAGACTTTGAGTCTAGGTTTAGAAAGAAGTTGGTGTATTGCAACACATCCTACAGGTAAAAAGAATTACATTGCATCAGGGTTTGATAACGGGTTTACCGTCTTATCTCTAGGTAACGATGTTCCAACCTTATCATTGGATCCTGTTGGTAAGCTGGTTTGGTCAGGTGGTAAGAATGCAACGGCTTCTGATATTTTTACAGCTGTTATTCGTGGTAATGAGCaagttgaagaaggtgaacCACTTTCCTTACAAACTAAGGAGCTGGGGTCTGTAGATGTGTTCCCACAAAGTTTAGCTCATTCTCCAAACGGTAGATTTGTTACTGTTGTTGGTGATGGTGAATTTGTTATCTATACTGCGTTGGCTTGGAGAAATAAGGCATTCGGTAAATGTTTCGATTTTGTTTGGGGTCCTGATTCCAACAGTTATGCTTTGATTAATGAATTCCGTCAAGTAGAGTATTataagaatttcaaaaaggTCAGTTCATGGCAATTACCATTAGAGTACGctgttgaaaaattatacaGTGGTGCCTTACTAGGTGCTAAATCAGATAACTTTgtttatttctttgattgGGAAACAGCTAAGTTAGTTAGAAGAATCGACATTAATGTTCGTGATGTTATTTGGTCTGACAGTGGCGAACTAGTTATGTTAATTAATAGCGACGACCATTCAGATGAAGCTGATGCATACtcattaatatttaacagagatatcttcaatgatgccattgaaaaagatCAAGTggacgaagaagaaggtgtAAGTGATGCGTTCGATGTTTTatatgaattgaatgaatcaatCACATCCGGTAAATGGGTTGGTGatgttttcattttcacCACCTCTACCAATagattgaattattttgttggtGGTAAGACATATAATCTAAGCCATTATGCAAAGGAAATATACTTATTAGGGTATTTGGCTCGTGATAACAAGGTATATTTGGCAGATAAAGAAATCCATGTTTATgcttttgaaatttcccTAGAAGTTCTTGAGTTCCAAACCTTGGTTTTGAGaggagaaattgaagatgcAATGGAATCAGTATTACcaaatattgaaggaaaagatgCTTTAACCAAGATTGCTAGATTTTTGGAAGGTCAAGAATATTATGAAGAAGCTTTGAATGTATCACCAGACAGAGACCAAAAGTTCGATCTTGCATTAAAGGTTGGACAATTAACTCTGGCTCATGAGTTATtaactgaagaagatagTGAAATGAGATGGAGATCATTAGGTGATTCTGCGTTATCgaaatttaatttcaaattagcCATTGAATCCTATACGAATGCACATGATTTAGAATCATTATTCCTGTTACATTCATCATTTAACGATAAAGATAATTTAATCAAATTGGCTAAAAATGCTGAAATTCAAGGTAAATTTAATCTAGCATTCAATGCTTATTGGGTTGCTGGTGATATTGAAAGTATTAAGGAATTACTAGTTAAAGCGGGTAGATATTCAGAGGCATCCATACTTGCAGTGACATATGGTTCCAGCCCAGAAAGTATTAATGATGTCattaaaaaatggaaagatCACTTAGTACTAGAAGGTCATGGCCCAATTGCTGATAGAATCATTCTACCCAGTGAGGAAGGATTTCCAGTGGTTTCAGCTGCTCAAGGTACATTAATTGATATAGATTCTAAGAACAATTTGACGAGTAATACTAATGAGGAGACACAAGCTGATATAAAGGATGAAAAGCTGTCTGTTATAGAGTCTGATGAGGTTATTGCAGAggaaacagaaaaaaaatccGATGAATCTAGTGCTGccgttgaagaagaaaaggaaccAGAACAGCCAGCTGCTGCTGCCGCCGCcgaggaggaggaagatgatgatgctgaAAAATAA
- the MRM2 gene encoding 21S rRNA (uridine2791-2'-O) methyltransferase (ancestral locus Anc_6.238), whose amino-acid sequence MFPISIASHGLPNSPLLPLLIKLQVRFNSNSKSRWLDRQWSDPYTREAKINNFRSRAAFKLTEIDDKFHIFNKSKIQRVLDLGFAPGAWSQVARERTSKESMILGVDILPCDPPHGVSAIQANILSKKTQMLIRLYFTRHFKLNRIDKLHKNHGYLYEMWEEELLHSKDTETYKEIFSSISPNSSSEDEYKKMEKFPIDLIISDMYAPWPQSLIHNTNKFTNDAYYRMANTSGLTVRDHQHSIDLCDAALVTALDLLRPKGSFVCKLFTGVEDKLFEKRVKMVFKKTIRFKPKSSRNESKEVYIIGMDKKEDIDKVEVFTT is encoded by the coding sequence ATGTTCCCCATATCAATTGCATCCCATGGCCTGCCGAATTCGCCTCTCCTACCACTCCTCATTAAATTACAAGTACGATTCAATTCCAACTCCAAGTCAAGATGGCTAGACAGACAATGGTCCGATCCATACACTAGGGAAGCCAAGATAAACAACTTTCGATCACGGGCTGCCTTCAAACTAACTGAAATAGATGACAAGTTCCATATCTTCAACAAATCCAAGATACAAAGAGTGCTTGATCTAGGATTCGCTCCTGGCGCATGGTCACAAGTCGCAAGAGAAAGAACTAGTAAGGAATCCATGATCTTGGGGGTGGATATATTGCCCTGTGACCCACCTCATGGTGTCAGCGCCATTCAAGCTAATATCTTGTCCAAGAAGACCCAAATGTTGATCCGATTATATTTCACTAGGCATTTTAAATTGAATAGAATCGATAAATTACATAAGAATCACGGTTATTTGTATGAGATGTGGGAGGAAGAACTATTGCACTCAAAGGATACAGAAACTTATAAGGAAATTTTTTCCTCTATATCACcgaattcttcatcagagGATGAGtataaaaaaatggaaaaattcCCCATTGATCTCATTATTAGCGATATGTATGCACCTTGGCCTCAAAGCTTGATTCATAACACGAATAAATTTACTAATGATGCTTATTATAGGATGGCGAATACCTCCGGTTTGACCGTGAGAGATCATCAACACTCCATCGATCTATGTGATGCGGCGTTGGTCACTGCCTTGGATTTGTTGAGACCTAAGGGTTCATTTGTTTGCAAATTATTCACTGGTGTGgaagataaattatttgaaaaaagagTCAAGATGGTCTTCAAGAAAACCATTAGATTTAAACCGAAATCATCGAGAAATGAGTCGAAAGAGGTTTACATTATTGGGATGGATAAGAAGGAGGACATAGATAAGGTCGAAGTATTTACAACATAA